The genomic region CGTATGAGGCGAGGCGGCCCGAAAAGGCGCAAGGATGCGCGGCACGGTTTTTTCTGCGGACGGCGCCGCGTGCGTGATGTTTACGGAACAACCCGCTCTTCACAACATTATCGGTCGCAGGCGATTTTTCCGCACGGTTTTTCCGCGCAGGGACGGCTGCGGCCTCAAGAGGTAGATTATGAAGGATCAGATGTACGCATCTCCCGCGCTTCGCGGCTTGAGAACGGAACTGCTCACCATGGGCAGCCTGGTGCAGATGGCCTACAGCAAGGCCCGCACCGCCCTTTTGCTCCGTGATGTCGCCGCCGCCGAAGATGTGGTGAAAAGCGACGATGCCATCGACGAGATGGAACTGGAGCTGGATGAAAAGTGCACCAGCATCATCGCGCGTACGCAGCCTGTGGCCAGAGACCTGCGCTTCATTCTTACCGCGGTTCGCATGGTGCTCGATCTTGAGCGCATCGCCGACGAATCCGTGACCATAGGCCGCCAGATTCCTCTTCTGCCGGAATCGTTTTCTCCCGAACTGGAAAAGGATCTGGCCCGTTATCTTCAGCTTGCCTTCGATATGCTGGATACGGCGCTGGACGCTTTCCGCAAGGAAGACGTGCCCCACGGTA from Mailhella massiliensis harbors:
- the phoU gene encoding phosphate signaling complex protein PhoU produces the protein MKDQMYASPALRGLRTELLTMGSLVQMAYSKARTALLLRDVAAAEDVVKSDDAIDEMELELDEKCTSIIARTQPVARDLRFILTAVRMVLDLERIADESVTIGRQIPLLPESFSPELEKDLARYLQLAFDMLDTALDAFRKEDVPHGMQVFQHSEESVRLLLSMYEKLMVDVRASVVDPSAAVPLILVVRSVDRICRRSENIVEHLCFMCDGITVKHRVKLSGMDA